TGACCCATAATCACCAGTTCGGGATATTTTTCCATACTCTCTCGCAATCCATCGGAGATGGCATCCACCAACCTTTTTTCGGAAGTGTGTGAACCAGCGGCCACTATTTCCTGCTCAAAGGGAGCGAAAAGGTCGTCCAGTTCTGTCTGTGTATTACTTTCTATAGCCGGCTGGGCAAAAGCTTTCTTTACTGAGTTGTTTACCTCAGTTCGTATTTTAGCTTTCACCTTTTCCAGCTCGTCTTTAGTCACCACTTTTTCTTTCAGGAGGTAGCGCTCAAAATTTTCAATGGGGTCTTTTTTGGCCCAGTGCTCCATGAGTTCTTTAGGCACATATTTGGTGCCGGAAGCTTCTTCATGTCCCCGCATTCGGAAGGTCTTGGCTTCAAAAATAATGGGTCTGGGGTTTTTCCTGATGCTTTCCACCAGCGGTTCCAGTTCATTGAGTACTTCCAGGATATTGTTGCCCTCTACACTGTGGGCCTCTATGCCATAGGCCGGGCCTTTCACCACAAAGGAGTCGAAATTGAACTGCTCGGAACTGGGCGTGGAGAGTCCATAGCCATTATTCTCTATGATGAAAATGACCGGGAGGTTCCAGACAGATGCGACATTGAGCGCTTCATGAAAATCCCCTTCCGAAGATCCACCATCCCCTGTGAAGACAATGGTGGCTTTGGGTTCTTTCCTCAATAGCCTGGACAGCGCAATACCGTCAGCCACTCCCAGTTGAGGGCCCAGGTGCGAAATCATCCCTACGATGTTATGTGCTTTGGATCCAAAGTGGAAGGAACGGTCGCGTCCTTTGGTGAATCCGTGCGCTTTGCCTTGAAATTGCTCAAAAAGCTGTGTTAATTCTACTCCTCTGGAAGTAAACACGCCCAGGTTTCGGTGCATAGGCAGGATGTACTCATCTTTATCCAGAGCCAATGCCGCACCCACAGAGATGGCCTCCTGTCCGATTCCGGAAAACCACTTGCTGATTTTCCCCTGACGGAGCAGGATGAGCATTTTTTCTTCTATCAATCGGGGAGTGACCAGTTCGGAGTAGATGGCCAGGAGTTGTTTATCGGACCTTGTTTTGCGATCAAATTTCATGGGGCTAAAAAATTTGCCCAAAGGTAAAATTTATCCTATCAAGTAATCCACCAAGGATTATTTAATTTTGGTGCCCAACATGGTAGC
This Marinoscillum sp. 108 DNA region includes the following protein-coding sequences:
- a CDS encoding thiamine pyrophosphate-dependent enzyme, with protein sequence MKFDRKTRSDKQLLAIYSELVTPRLIEEKMLILLRQGKISKWFSGIGQEAISVGAALALDKDEYILPMHRNLGVFTSRGVELTQLFEQFQGKAHGFTKGRDRSFHFGSKAHNIVGMISHLGPQLGVADGIALSRLLRKEPKATIVFTGDGGSSEGDFHEALNVASVWNLPVIFIIENNGYGLSTPSSEQFNFDSFVVKGPAYGIEAHSVEGNNILEVLNELEPLVESIRKNPRPIIFEAKTFRMRGHEEASGTKYVPKELMEHWAKKDPIENFERYLLKEKVVTKDELEKVKAKIRTEVNNSVKKAFAQPAIESNTQTELDDLFAPFEQEIVAAGSHTSEKRLVDAISDGLRESMEKYPELVIMGQDVADYGGVFKITEGFVEQFGKARVRNTPLCESAIVGTGLGLSIAGIKSVVEMQFADFVTCGFNQIINNLAKTHYRWGQNADVVVRMPTGAGVGAGPFHSQSNEAWFVHTPGLKVVYPSNPADAKGLLNAAIEDPNPYLYFEHKYLYRSLSGNVPDGYYTTEVGKAALAREGNELSIITYGLGVHWALEAIDKLGISADVLDLRTLLPWDKEAVAETTRKTNRVLVLHEDCLTGGIGGEISAWIGEHCFEHLDAPVMREASLDTPVPFAKALEENFLPKSRLKTKIQALMAY